The Solanum dulcamara chromosome 2, daSolDulc1.2, whole genome shotgun sequence region cttcaattttttctaattttctttcaaaaatagcTAAGATTTTGTCGTTAATGCTACTTTCTACTTCAAATCTTGTATGGATGAATCATACCCAATGCTCAATGATGAAGTGAGATGCAAACACAAAATTTTGCTGAATTTGCAAACTTATTAGTCGAAATCAATAGGGTAAGGGAGatgagaaaagagaaaagagttGGGTCTGAATTTTTAGGAGAGAATAGAAAGGGAatattgagggaaaagaaaagaattcgGATTGCTGAATCTAATTTTAAGTGGGACCCGCGCATGTATACACAATATTCACTATATTTGGTTTATGTGGACAAACCAGCATTTCCAGGTGTATAAgatagataaaaaaatattcagagGGGTGATAGAATACCCATATAATTAGAGTGTATAGTTGAAATTTCGAATATAAATTAGGAGTTTTAGACTAATTTTTCTAACCTAAACGTAACGAAACCTATGGATACGCAGTACTAAAACTCTGAAAAGTATACCAAAAGTTAAACCAAATATAGGGTGGCCCGTAAATAGTTTGCAATAGTGAAGCCCAATAAATAGTGCAGTTGCTGGTACAGTGACAACTCGTTAGCAGAGAGAATGAAGGTGAGTGTGGAAGGGGAGAAGGTGATACTGGTACCCTACATGAGAGAGCATGTGCCAAAGTACCATGAATGGATGCAGGATCCTCTTCTCCTTCAAGCTACTGGTTCTGAACCTCTCACCCTTGATCAAGAATATGAAATGCAACTTTCTTGGACTCAAGACCCTTTAAGTATGTCTTCCATTTTTGATTCAACTTTCACTTTTTATGTCACTGTATACCTGAGATATAGTTACCCTTTTGATCATTGATGAAGAAAAAACCCATCTTTGCCAGAATTGCTGCTTTTTTGGAGGGTAATTTGATGCAAACAGATTTACTGTCTTTTCATGtttattaaagaaataaaaaagctATCTTGGCCTGAATTAGTGTTTCTAGCTGAATCAAGAGTACCTTTACGCCAGACCCCTTAAGTATGGATTTCATTTATGGTTCAAATTTTGCTTCTTATGTCACGGTATGTTTGAGCGATACTTACCCTTTTGATTATTGATGAAGAAAGAACCTATCTTTGCCAGAATTGCTGCTTTTTTGGAGGGTAATTTGATTCAAACAGATATGCTGTTTTTTCATGtttattaaagaaataaaaagctATCTTGGCCTGAATAAGTGTAGCTGAATCAAGAATACATTTACTCCAAGGCCCCTTAAGTATGGATTTCATTTCCATTTCTGAATGAAATTTCACCTTTTAGGTTTGTTGCATCTTTTTGGGGTTCTAAAATAGAAACTGTGATCTTTTAATGTTTTGGAATGTATGTAATGCTGAGAGATAATGACCCCTTTTAATATGTGAAGAAGAGCCTGAATTGCCTTATTAAGTGGGCCATTGGCCATGTTTCattgtgaaatttgaaaaaaattagtttttgtTATCATAGTGaaaacataatattttctgtttGCTTGttgaaatatggaaaaatgCTAAATGTCAAAGACCaattataaatttgatttaTAACATAGCTTGCACAACTTATAATCTTAAGTGTAATGGTAGATTTAAGTGGTGAATCGTTCCTGAACTGTGGCTTATGTCAGCTTTTAGCTGGGACAGAAAGGAATAGATAGTGATGTTCTTGAAATTTAATGGTTTTTGGTTGTATTTTCTTCTTATGGTTTCTAACAAAATGTTATTGGAAATGCTTTTTTAATGACAGAGCAGACTTTCATCGTGTTGGACAGGGAACTAGTTGTTGGAAACTTCATTCATGGAGAACCTCATGTTGAAGGTCGCATTCTTGTTTTGATCTAGTTTAGTCACTCCATATACCTTTATTTCAATGTTAATAGTGCCTTGGTCCTACCTATGATCTTTGATCAGCACGGAACCTGTGGTAATTTACTTTGTATGCTCATACTAAGTATGAAGCTCTATTATTAGGATCTGAATTTTCTGCAACTAGTTGAAATTTTCCTTTTagaattttcttattggttttgcaaatttttgtttttataagaGGCTTTCACAAGTTTTAGCGGGCAATAATAATTTTGCATAAAGTGTGGGGGTTGACTGTATGTGCACCAGATTCAAGTCGATGTCCACAttgtaaaattaattttgagagaaaacataGTTAAGTCAGATATAGGAAAATTGCTGTTGGTTTCAATTGGTTGTCCAAAAATAATTCTGAATGTGTGGGAAGTGGGAACCTGGTTTTTCCGGATTCATATGTGATTCTCAGTTTGACCATATTGCTTTTTGACAGCCATTGTTGGTGATGTAAACATATACATGAATGACTTGGATGATCTCCAAATGGctgaagttgagattatgatagCTGAACCGAAAAGGTACACATACTTTTATATCTCCGATTTGCTGCATCAATTCTCAATGTTGTGTCACTAGTTGATTGATTCCTCCACCGTAAaagaactatgtctgttgtaatATTAGATTCCTTTCTATAGTTATGATTTTGGAATGAAAATTTGTCATGTCATTGAGAGGAATAATTATCACTTGTTTCCCAAAAGGTAGTTCATCAGTTAAGATTAGGATGAAGAAATATTTACATGATTAGCCTATTGGATTTGCCCTAGCCTATGTCCTAGGAGTCTCTGTTCTTTGCTCAAGAGAGAACTGCTAAATTGATTGCATGCAATTTTCCCTTGACTTTTTGAATAAAGAAAATGTATCAAGCGGATGTAATAAGCTAGAATGCCTTTCTAGTGCTTTTGGGCCTCTAGCTAAGTTCTTACTTTCTGACTGGCGCCTTCTCAAGTACATCAGATGCTTCGCTTGTTTGACTTGTTATCTCTTTTGTTTAGGGCGTCTCCAGTTCATCCTTCTAATATGATTGAGTTAGTTTCAAGAACTTGTAACaagaaatttaaataatatgcGGAGGCTTAAAACAAAATTCAAAGACAATAAATTAAGGATAGAAGAAATTTAAGAATAGAAGTTcaagaatttctaaaataaagCTAAGAACCCTAATTTGCCTGTTATCTCTTGCTAGTAGGAGGTCGGAGATATCCTGTGGAATTAGTTGAGTGTAATTGTAGAAAAGGAAAGAACTTACATAGCAAAAGGAATCTGGACCCCTAATTGAATAATTAGAGACAGTAATTGGTATAAACTAATTAGATGAAAAGAACCAAAGATATCAAGTTTAAAGAATTAATCTCACCTCCTACAAATTGTTCTTGTAAGATTGCAAGACAAATCTCAAGTAGCAAACACTTGAAGGTGTATAGAAAAGAAACTCTCATATTGTATTGATGATAAAGTGTAAAAAGAACAAATGGCATCTTTATATATGGCACAAGGGTGTCACAAAATTTAAATCCAAAAGAGCAAGGAAATTGGATGCCCTCCTATGCCTCTTTTCCCTATTCCTGAGGGAGTAGCGAAGAAGATCCACAAGTTGAGAAGGGATTTCTTCTgacaaggaaataaagagagaaaaggTTATAACGTAGTAAAGCAGGATTCATCTATTCTTAGCAAGAAGCAAGGGGGTTTGGGCATAAAAAATCTTAATCAGCACAATAGAAGTCTTATTCAAAATGGATATGGAGATTCAGCAGCGAAGACACAATGTCCTGTGGAGAAGATTCATATACCAAAAATGTGTCTTAATGAATCAGTGGATCACCAGAGATGTACTTAGCACTTATGGTTGTAGTGGGTGGAAGACAGTCAGAAAATTATGGCCTTACTATAGCACCAACATATCCATTAGAGTTGGGAATGGAGTAAAGACAGATTCTTGGAATGACCTTTAGTTAGGAAAGGCTACCCTAAAAGATCAGTTCCCTGATCTTTACATCTTAAGCCTCCAAAAGGATGACACAATGTCTCAGATATGGAGTGCCCAAGGAACCTGATCTTCAGGAGGGCCCTAAATGATTAGGAAATTGACAGACTTTCAAGCATTTTACAAGCTCTGAACCCTTTCAATGGCACCACAATTGACAGAGACAGACAAGTTGGGAGTTGTGCAGCAAAGGGAAGTAAGTTAAATCAGCCTACTGGAATCTAAACAGTGTCACCTCCTTGACAGAATTGTGGCCTTGGAAACTCATATGGTAGGTCAAAATCCCCCACAAAGTTTCTTGCTTTACATGGTTGGTTATTAGAAGAGCTTGTTAACTCATGAAGCCCTACAGGGAAGAAGTTTACAGGTTTACAGATATGCTCAAGATTCCTATTATGTGACAAGGTGCAGAAAACAATGAGCATCTATTTCTACATTGCAAGACCACTGTAAATCTGTGGAACATGTTTATTGGATGGGAGTGCGTAGAAGAAAGGCAGAAGAAGATTGGTGGCAAATGTATCGCGACATGCATATGGTGGACAGTGTGGAAGGAAAGAAACTCTAGACATTTTGTTTCATCAAAAAAGAGACTCTAGACATTTTGAATAGAAGCAGTCACATGCAAAAAATCATGATAAATTGccttaatttcttttatttttggtgcAAACAGGACCTAATGGGGGATATATATGATGGGTAACATTCATACAAAAAGTGTAAAAGTCTTAACTTTTCAGTTTCTAGCTCTTTCCACTGTCCTCTTGGACCCCAAGATGTAAATCTCCTCCCTATCATTTCTGGTGATGGGTTTTTGTGATATATGAAATAGTTGCCCTTATCAAGAAATAAAAAGTCTTAAACTACTTTGGATAACAAGTCCAACTACTTTGGGAAAAGGGAAGTAATAACTTTTAaaagaattaaggtaagtttGATCACTAAACTAGAAGCTTCGACAAGGCTCCCTAAAATTAAGGAAGAAGCTCCTTAATTAAAGAAGAAACTCCTTGATTTGTGGTTGATTTTAGCCTCCCTCTTTCACCAATCATTATGCACGAAATTATCTACTTTTCTCAAGCCTTTTTGGACTCCAATTATATCCATTTAAAGCCAATTAATTATCGactttgaagattcttgcttgACTTGAATTTTGGGACTTCCCTTGGACTTCTTAAGTGCTGAAATTTAGGACTCTAATAATCATCACATGGACTTCGATTTGGCCACAAAATAATTGTAGAACTTGCATAAATGGTCTTCCACGACTTGGACTCTTCTTCCAATACAAGACAAGTCTAATTTGCAATTGAAGCCCAATTAGCTTTGAAGTTCCTTTGTCTTGGAAAGTCATAGGCCTTCTGGAATCTTCCAAAGCTTGTCATTGGTCTTCAACAGGCTTCATGGATACTATCATTCCCTCTTAAAATAAATCCGTCcttgaacaacaacaacaacaacaacaaacccagtataatcccataatgtggggtctgggtggggagggtagagtgtacgcagacctaacccccaccttgaaattaaacctataaaataaaaaggacaAACATTAGTAAAAGAAATCCACCAATAATAAGAAAGGATGATAGAAACAAAACAAGAAAGTGACTATGCATTCCCTTATCTAGTTAAGCCTACTAGGTATAGATACTCCCCTTTAAAGCATGTAAATATGATCTTCCCAATAGAATAATATTTCCTACTGAAACCAGTACAACAAGAATTTATCTTAAGATGCATTAATGATACAAACTTGCATGGCTTTATCAACAAAGTATCCCTCAATTGAGCATGGCAGAAAAAGTACTTAAGATGAACCATGCATCCATTTATCCCAACTTGCATCAAGCTTAACAATTTTATGGTAGAACCATGTATTCTCCATGTCACTTCCCATGGATTCTTGTACATGTAAGCTTTTCAAAAAAGCACTTATATCTTCAAGATGGTTGGAACCTCTAAATCCCTAACTAGAAATTCAACATCATCTTTTTTTGTAATGGAAAGAAATGTCTTCTACTCAATTTACCTTGTTTTAGAAGTATCTTAAAAGACTCATGACCAATCTTGATCACAAACTCTCCTAGACACAAGTAGTGTTGCCATGTAGCCAAAATCCTTACCAAGACATGCAATTCTCTGTGATAAGtagaataattcaaaatagCTCCACTCATTTTCTCGCTTCCAAATAGGTTTGCTTATAGGAGCAATTCCGATGAGACGAAGGAATCGCAAATACAAGTAGAGAAGCTGCTTGATTAAGGATTTGTGAGAGAAAGCATGAAAGGATGAGTCCATGCTCTGTACCCGTGCTATTGGTAAGGAAAGGAGGAGAAAGAAGAGTTGTTGTacaggaggaggaagaggaggagggtAATGTGTAGTTTGTGCCAGATAACCAATGTAATGtgtgaaaaaaagaagagttgCTCCACTCGTTTTCTCACTTCCAAATAGGTTTGCTTATAGGAGCAATCCCGATGAGACGAAGGAATTGCAAATACAAGTAGAGAAGCTGCTTGATTAAGGATTTGTGAGAGAAAGCATGTCCATGCTCTGTACCCGTGCAATTGGTAAGGAAAGGAGGTGGAAGAAGAGTTGTTGTACAGGAGGAGGAAGATCAATGGAGGAGGAAGAGGGGGAGGGTGATGTGTATTTTTTGCCAGAGAACCATGTAATGTgtgaaaaaaagaacaaaaacagGTATAGTGCATGAATTTGATGTGCTAAAATCCCACGTTAAAAAGCCGTTAGACgagatttatttttaaagaaacttgcataatgcataaaaaaatgCACGCTATGCAAAAACGGTGTGGTTACTGTGGCATCATTAATGGAATCAACAAGGGGTGGGAGTTAGCTGGCGTAGCTCCTTTTAATTGAATTAGGACTGAATGCCTCCAATGATACTTTAAAATGAAACGAAGTAAGTCTCCTTGGAAATTTCGTAGTGGGAGTGGTTAATTTAGTGAACCTCATGTGATTGAGGATCCTCTTTCTTGGTGGGCAAATCATGGTGGGCAAAATTTACATGTTATTTACTCAATCGACTTCTTTCTCCTGTTGAAAGGAATTGAGCACTTATTCTTTGATTCACAACATCGAAAGAAATAAATTACCAATTTCAAAAGTTGAAGATTTAGTTCTTGCACACTATAATTTATGGTTGCTCTCTCACAAGAATAAGAAATATATAAGTGAACTGAGCAAGTACCAGGGTTCGGGTATGTCTACATtttctttatgtgatattttactctattatttattttgtatgaTGACTCTTTTCCCTTCTCATGAAAACCTTCTGATATATCTCTTCATTTTAATTCGATGTTGCTTTAGGTGGAGATTGTTTTGATATTGATAAGATGACTAATGGTTTAATTAAGCTATCAATAAATGAACCTTCAATCATAAGGACTGGTTTTTGGAAGAAGATGATATTGAGGAAGAAAGCTATGAGTATCTAATTTGACTATGCTTTGTTAGTTAAGTTCAAATGTTCATTGTTTTTGGTAAAGCCTGaatttttactttatgtattgattttttgtttgataGTCATGTGATTAACTAATTATGAATAGCTAAGAGTTATTTCATTCCTGTCCTTTTCACTATGTTTGattcttttaattatatttgttcTATTGTAATTTACTTATAATATTTAGTTTGTTAATTTGTTGTGTACAATACATGGTTGGAGAATGGAAGAAATATGTCTATCTTGGAGAATGCTTAGAACTTAGCTGCTTGTGCCTATAACTTGAGAAATTATCAAAATGaaagattaaaattttacaaCCTACATGTAAGTTTTCCACAGAAACtcttaaaatttagaatatTTGTATAGCTCtacttttataatttttcttagTTGAACCCATACATGGATCCATATCAccgaattttataattttaaattttcccGAATCTGACCTCGAGATCCATACCCATATCCGATACTCTCACCCGAGTCGAGCAACATAGTTTCTCATACTTTCTGCATGTCACAAGTCTGTTTTTATTTGTAAGTTTTCAATTTCCCtacattttattaatttttctgACTAGTTTTCATTTTCTTATGGTGATTTTGCTA contains the following coding sequences:
- the LOC129880641 gene encoding uncharacterized protein LOC129880641; this encodes MKVSVEGEKVILVPYMREHVPKYHEWMQDPLLLQATGSEPLTLDQEYEMQLSWTQDPLKQTFIVLDRELVVGNFIHGEPHVEAIVGDVNIYMNDLDDLQMAEVEIMIAEPKSRGKGLGKESVLMMMTFAVDNFKIHTFRVKIGESNQASLSLFQKLGFKETSYSKIFNEVTLELPMTESKIFELRQLVGNMVTHS